Genomic DNA from Theobroma cacao cultivar B97-61/B2 chromosome 3, Criollo_cocoa_genome_V2, whole genome shotgun sequence:
AAGGCAAAAGAGCCATCAGGGATGAAAACACCGCCGATCCACACCTCAGTTTCGATTCCGTTCCAGTGGGAGGAAGCGCCAGGCAAGCCTAGGCCATGTCCCAGAACTGATACTACCAGTACTCAATCAAAGCCCAAAAGTGCAAGATGCTTGGAACTGCCTCCGAGGTTGTTAGCTGAGGCTAAGGTTGCCAACATGCCATCTCCAACAACGGTCTTGGACGGGCCTGACACGGGTCGGTTTGTGTCTTACACGTTGTCGTTTCGAAAAGGCGGGTCTTTTAGGATCCCGGACAACAACAAGAGGTTGAATAAGGACAAGGTCATCTTTGGATCGAGTAGGTGGGGGAGCTTTAGAAAGGCTGGACGAATTGTTCAGGGAAGTTTTGACTTTTCATCCACTCCCGTTGTTGATGGTGGTGGAGGCGGCAGCAGCGGTGGCGGTACACAGGTGAACATCACAAGGGTTAGGAGGAAAGGGAGCTTATTAAGTCTTGCTCAAGCTCGGCCACATGTCTTGGTAAGTACTAAAAACCAGCTTTTCATTGATGATCTGTTCTCCTATTAGTTGCTATctctttgccttttttttttctttttaaaaatttccacGTAATGTTAGGcataaaagaaacaataatATCTGAGATCAGGTATTGTCTTTACATATTTTACAGTTCTCAGACTTCCATCTGATACTTTTAGATAATCTCTATATCTCTTGCTGATGAAATGGTTTTTCTGTTCCCTTCTTACTTGTATATATCAGAACTGAACTTCCCGTTTTAGTTTGTTTCCTGGAAGTAGTTTTGCTAACCTTGACTCTTTTACTTCTGAATTGAAGCACCAAATTATATGACTTAGGAGAGGTGCTAATATCTGTGAGAATGATCTACGGTTACTAATCTTTATTGCCAAAAAAGGGGGCAAAATCCTTTGGTATATTGTAAGGCTAGTACAATTAGACCGCATATCGGATAGTTTTAGACAGGTGAACTGCGCAATTGCTCTTCATATTCACATTCTATTACTACCATTATCTACCAAATTAATGAGCATTTAATTTCGGTGCCAGCATTCTAGAAGTGACTCAACCCCAATGTGAAAGGAATGGGCAAAAGAAAGTATTAATCTATTATGTGCAGAAATTGATATAGCTCCTCTGACTTTTCAAATGTACTCTTTCCCCTgactttttagttttctgctTCTTGATGACTagctaatcattcaacatatatacatatatatatatatatatattataaaactGCAGGCAAGCATTTATGAAAGCTTTAAGCAA
This window encodes:
- the LOC18605784 gene encoding uncharacterized protein At4g00950, which produces MGSEAECETTSTPKLSLYSFPSKAKEPSGMKTPPIHTSVSIPFQWEEAPGKPRPCPRTDTTSTQSKPKSARCLELPPRLLAEAKVANMPSPTTVLDGPDTGRFVSYTLSFRKGGSFRIPDNNKRLNKDKVIFGSSRWGSFRKAGRIVQGSFDFSSTPVVDGGGGGSSGGGTQVNITRVRRKGSLLSLAQARPHVLASIYESFKQVVPWRRGQEKIKKKGS